In Pseudomonas hamedanensis, a single window of DNA contains:
- the waaA gene encoding lipid IV(A) 3-deoxy-D-manno-octulosonic acid transferase, with protein MNRTLYTALFYLGLPLVAIRLWLRARKAPAYAKRIGERFTYGMPPLQPGGIWVHAVSVGESIAAAPMIRGLLQRYPQLPITVTCMTPTGSERIQALFANEPRIQHCYLPYDLPCAAARFLDRVKPTLAVIMETELWPNHIHQCAKRGIPVALANGRLSERSARGYGRFNKLTAPMLGEMSFLAVQTEAEAQRFRDLGARPETVEVTGSIKFDLTIDPQLLQSAAQLRSQWQAQERPVWIAASTHEGEDEVVLDAHRRLLSNHPDALLILVPRHPERFDSVFDVCQREGFATVRRSTGVNVDAQTSVLLGDTMGELLFLYALADSAFVGGSLVPNGGHNLLEPAALAKPVLSGPHLFNFLDIAAQLRDGGALVEVDDAEGLAVEVQRLFELPRDAQRMAEAGLAVMRRNQGALQRLLDGLGRLIQ; from the coding sequence ATGAATAGAACTCTCTACACCGCGCTGTTTTACCTGGGGCTGCCATTGGTGGCGATTCGGCTGTGGCTGCGCGCGCGCAAGGCGCCGGCCTATGCCAAACGGATTGGCGAACGTTTCACCTACGGCATGCCGCCGCTGCAACCTGGCGGCATATGGGTGCACGCGGTGTCGGTCGGCGAAAGCATCGCCGCAGCGCCGATGATCCGTGGCTTGCTGCAACGTTATCCACAACTGCCGATCACCGTGACCTGCATGACACCGACCGGTTCGGAGCGGATTCAGGCACTGTTCGCCAACGAGCCGCGCATCCAGCATTGCTACTTGCCGTATGACTTGCCTTGCGCGGCGGCGCGTTTTCTTGATCGGGTCAAGCCAACGCTGGCGGTGATCATGGAGACCGAGCTGTGGCCTAACCATATTCATCAATGCGCCAAACGCGGCATCCCGGTGGCGCTGGCCAACGGCCGGTTGTCCGAGCGATCGGCCAGGGGCTACGGCCGATTCAACAAGCTGACCGCGCCGATGCTCGGCGAAATGAGCTTTCTGGCGGTGCAGACCGAAGCCGAGGCCCAGCGTTTTCGTGACCTCGGCGCGCGCCCCGAGACGGTTGAAGTGACCGGCTCGATCAAATTCGACCTGACCATCGATCCGCAACTGCTCCAAAGCGCTGCGCAATTGCGTAGCCAATGGCAGGCGCAGGAACGTCCAGTGTGGATCGCCGCGAGCACCCACGAGGGTGAAGACGAAGTGGTGCTCGACGCCCATCGTCGCTTGCTGAGCAATCATCCGGACGCGTTGCTGATTCTGGTGCCGCGCCATCCGGAGCGGTTCGATTCGGTGTTCGACGTCTGCCAGCGCGAAGGCTTTGCTACGGTGCGGCGCTCGACGGGTGTCAATGTCGATGCGCAGACTTCGGTCCTGCTTGGCGACACCATGGGCGAACTGTTGTTTTTGTATGCGCTGGCGGACAGCGCCTTTGTCGGCGGCAGCCTGGTGCCCAATGGCGGGCACAATCTGCTCGAACCCGCTGCGCTGGCAAAACCGGTGCTCAGCGGCCCGCACCTGTTCAACTTCCTCGACATCGCCGCGCAGTTGCGAGACGGCGGGGCGCTGGTTGAAGTCGATGATGCCGAAGGGCTGGCGGTTGAAGTGCAGCGCTTGTTCGAATTGCCGCGCGATGCGCAACGCATGGCCGAGGCCGGGCTGGCGGTGATGCGCCGCAATCAGGGCGCGTTGCAGCGGCTGCTGGATGGTTTGGGTCGGCTGATTCAATAG
- a CDS encoding LysR family transcriptional regulator, with translation MQWNLEQLRVFVEVAEQRSFSAVARRQRKAQSAISSAVAMLEADLGVSLFERSSGRQPSLTEAGEALLEEAREVLRQCERLNGRAMAMLRGQEAQLRVAQDEAMPYQALVESFAALAEQFPSLEVQLTSAAQGEVARKLVERRADLGLLFYHDEIPEALERRVLGSVEMVTVCGVNHPLAKQAYVTCQQLAQHRQLLMSTQTSLYPGNEPASPQVWRADSFYVMAEWLVRDLGWAWLPRHVVQYSAYQGLMVELDSEWTPPALVVELVWRRDEPLGPAARWLAERFAVHLRAIGDKSR, from the coding sequence ATGCAGTGGAATCTCGAGCAGTTGCGTGTTTTTGTAGAGGTCGCCGAACAGCGTTCGTTCTCGGCCGTGGCGCGTCGGCAGCGCAAGGCGCAGTCGGCGATCAGCAGCGCTGTTGCGATGCTCGAAGCGGACCTGGGCGTGAGCCTGTTCGAACGCAGCAGCGGGCGTCAGCCGAGTCTCACCGAGGCGGGCGAGGCATTGCTGGAAGAGGCACGGGAAGTGCTGCGCCAATGCGAACGTCTCAATGGCCGCGCCATGGCCATGTTGCGCGGTCAGGAAGCGCAATTGCGTGTCGCCCAGGACGAGGCGATGCCGTATCAGGCGCTGGTGGAAAGTTTCGCCGCGCTGGCCGAGCAGTTTCCCAGCCTGGAAGTGCAGCTGACCAGCGCCGCACAAGGCGAAGTCGCCCGCAAACTGGTCGAGCGACGCGCTGATCTGGGCCTGTTGTTCTATCACGACGAAATCCCCGAAGCCCTCGAGCGGCGCGTGCTGGGCAGCGTCGAGATGGTCACGGTCTGCGGCGTCAATCATCCGCTGGCGAAGCAGGCTTACGTGACTTGCCAACAACTGGCGCAACACCGGCAACTATTGATGTCGACGCAAACCAGTCTCTATCCCGGTAACGAACCGGCCAGCCCGCAAGTGTGGCGCGCCGACAGCTTCTACGTCATGGCCGAATGGCTGGTGCGTGACCTTGGCTGGGCGTGGTTGCCGCGCCATGTGGTGCAGTATTCGGCGTATCAGGGCTTGATGGTCGAACTGGACAGCGAGTGGACTCCGCCGGCGCTGGTGGTGGAACTGGTCTGGCGCCGCGATGAGCCGCTCGGTCCGGCCGCGCGCTGGCTGGCTGAACGTTTCGCCGTGCACTTGCGGGCGATCGGCGATAAAAGTCGATAA
- a CDS encoding DMT family transporter — translation MNAYVYLAIAICAEVIATVSMKAVKGFSTPLPLILVIVGYGIAFWMLTLVVRTVPVGVAYAVWAGMGIVMVSVAALFIYGQKLDVPAMLGMALIVLGVVVIQLFSKTAGH, via the coding sequence ATGAACGCCTATGTCTATCTGGCCATTGCCATCTGCGCCGAAGTGATAGCCACCGTTTCGATGAAAGCGGTCAAAGGCTTCAGTACACCACTGCCGCTGATTCTGGTCATCGTCGGCTACGGCATCGCCTTCTGGATGCTGACGCTGGTGGTGCGCACCGTGCCGGTGGGGGTTGCCTACGCCGTGTGGGCGGGAATGGGCATCGTCATGGTCAGCGTCGCGGCGCTGTTTATTTACGGGCAAAAGCTCGACGTGCCGGCGATGCTGGGGATGGCGTTGATCGTGCTGGGCGTGGTGGTCATTCAGCTGTTTTCGAAGACTGCCGGTCATTAA
- a CDS encoding NAD(P)/FAD-dependent oxidoreductase: MPSVISTDVLIVGAGVAGLWLNARLRRQGFSTVLVESASLGGGQSLKSQGIIHGGAKYALHGALTGASEAIADMPRRWREALAGNGELDLSSVRLLSEAHYLWSPGTLAGNLTSFFASKAVRGRVDQVKGDELPLALQDKRFKGKVYRLAELVVDVPSLIRRLADLAGDGLLAGQLIEPLLEAGVLVGLKVDGRAIRAQRIVLSAGAGTAELLEALGLSRPAMQRRPLHMILAKGPGLKPLYAHCLGGGTKPRITVTTHPAADGQWVWYMGGDIAESEGVAREPAEQIATAQKEIAQLLPWIDLSTTQWATLRVDRAEPLQTGLTRPDNAFLAEEGRLLVGWPTKLALAPDFADRVIASLQRDGIQPQAAEPLPALPKPPLGVPAWEQLLP, translated from the coding sequence ATGCCATCCGTTATTTCCACCGACGTTCTGATTGTCGGCGCTGGTGTCGCCGGCCTCTGGCTGAACGCGCGTCTGCGCCGCCAAGGGTTTTCGACCGTGCTTGTGGAGAGCGCCAGTCTCGGCGGCGGGCAGAGTCTCAAGTCCCAGGGCATCATCCATGGCGGCGCCAAGTACGCGCTGCACGGTGCGCTGACCGGCGCCTCGGAAGCCATCGCCGACATGCCGCGCCGCTGGCGCGAAGCGCTGGCCGGTAATGGCGAGCTGGACCTGTCCAGTGTGCGCCTGCTGTCTGAAGCGCATTACCTGTGGTCGCCAGGCACTTTGGCCGGCAACCTCACCAGCTTCTTTGCCAGCAAGGCCGTGCGCGGCCGGGTTGATCAGGTCAAGGGCGACGAGCTACCCCTGGCCCTGCAAGACAAGCGCTTCAAGGGCAAGGTCTACCGACTCGCCGAACTGGTGGTGGACGTGCCAAGCCTGATCCGGCGACTGGCCGATCTGGCCGGTGACGGTCTGCTTGCCGGTCAGCTTATCGAGCCGCTGCTGGAAGCAGGTGTGCTGGTCGGCCTGAAAGTCGATGGCCGCGCGATCCGCGCACAACGCATCGTCCTCAGCGCGGGGGCCGGCACCGCCGAACTGCTCGAAGCCCTCGGCCTGAGCCGTCCGGCCATGCAACGCCGGCCGCTGCACATGATCCTCGCCAAGGGTCCCGGCCTGAAACCGCTGTACGCCCACTGTCTGGGCGGCGGCACCAAACCGCGCATCACCGTGACCACGCACCCGGCGGCTGACGGCCAGTGGGTCTGGTACATGGGCGGTGACATTGCCGAAAGCGAAGGGGTGGCCCGCGAGCCGGCCGAACAGATTGCCACCGCGCAAAAAGAAATCGCCCAATTGTTGCCGTGGATCGACCTGAGCACCACGCAGTGGGCGACCTTGCGAGTCGACCGCGCCGAGCCGCTGCAAACCGGGCTGACGCGCCCGGACAATGCGTTCCTGGCCGAAGAAGGTCGCCTGCTGGTGGGCTGGCCGACCAAACTGGCACTCGCGCCGGACTTCGCTGATCGGGTCATCGCCTCCCTGCAACGCGACGGTATCCAGCCGCAAGCGGCAGAACCTTTACCAGCCCTGCCCAAACCACCGCTGGGTGTCCCGGCCTGGGAGCAACTGCTGCCATGA
- a CDS encoding aldo/keto reductase: MTIATLHELHRPLGSTGLMVSPLGLGTVKLGRDQGVKYPNGFQIPDDDAARMLLKQARELGINLIDTAPAYGRSEERLGPLLRGQRQDWVIVSKVGEEFADGLSRHDFSATHTRMSVERSLQRLETDFIDLVLVHSDGNDLAILEHEEVYATLAALKAEGKIGGFGFSGKTVEGGLKALEQGDCAMVTYNLNEQNESAVIDYAAAHGKAILVKKALASGHVCLSPGVDPVRASFELLFTRPGVASAIVGTINPLHLAHNVATVAQVLRGH, from the coding sequence ATGACCATCGCCACCCTGCACGAGCTGCATCGCCCGCTGGGCAGTACCGGCCTGATGGTTTCGCCGCTGGGCCTGGGCACAGTCAAGCTCGGTCGCGACCAAGGCGTAAAATACCCCAACGGCTTCCAGATTCCCGACGACGACGCCGCGCGAATGCTGCTCAAGCAAGCGCGGGAGTTGGGCATCAACCTGATCGACACGGCCCCGGCCTACGGCCGCAGCGAAGAACGCCTCGGCCCGCTGCTGCGCGGCCAGCGTCAGGACTGGGTGATCGTCAGCAAAGTCGGCGAAGAATTTGCCGATGGCCTGTCACGCCACGACTTCAGCGCCACGCACACGCGAATGTCGGTCGAGCGCAGCCTGCAACGTCTGGAAACGGATTTTATCGACCTGGTGCTGGTGCACTCCGATGGCAACGACCTGGCGATTCTCGAACACGAAGAGGTTTATGCCACACTCGCGGCGCTCAAGGCCGAAGGTAAGATTGGTGGTTTCGGCTTTTCCGGGAAAACCGTCGAAGGCGGCCTGAAAGCCTTGGAGCAAGGCGACTGCGCGATGGTCACCTACAATCTGAACGAACAAAACGAGAGCGCAGTCATTGACTATGCTGCTGCCCACGGCAAAGCCATTCTGGTAAAAAAAGCCCTGGCCAGCGGTCACGTTTGTCTGAGTCCGGGTGTTGACCCGGTGCGCGCCAGCTTCGAATTGCTCTTTACCCGGCCCGGCGTCGCCAGTGCTATCGTCGGCACGATCAATCCGCTGCACCTCGCCCATAACGTAGCGACCGTTGCTCAGGTCCTGCGTGGTCACTGA
- a CDS encoding metal ABC transporter ATPase: MPRTLIRKNPSNFKTLPLFVEATPEGLSYQSVGMPLNFAQTLQRRKPVSVADSERFSLELANLGVSVRLTLHWQNRDYWVLVRQRRQDRGDVVLKLISGYVPAHELNIPLHTAIQEIAEECLLETPEGWLGGRFNDTWLPAPYAAALHYREALPFRLTPLSGSARPVRCANLQLLERPRAYVHLPTASLQLIYDLRLEIPREAKSLSLFHVDERLEGDQLVARLDRKRPDLYLMPLEDGKPLAELYTLKRDKLVPASTRGLHLAESFASQQGWVVQEERIRWKDWLVQQGLQPAQAPRSGLKQLSIKALRLVGLGKKRASK; encoded by the coding sequence ATGCCGCGTACGCTCATCAGAAAGAACCCGAGCAACTTCAAGACGCTGCCGCTGTTCGTCGAAGCCACGCCTGAAGGCCTGAGCTATCAGAGCGTGGGCATGCCGCTGAACTTCGCCCAGACCCTGCAACGGCGCAAACCGGTGAGCGTGGCGGACAGCGAGCGCTTTTCCCTGGAGCTGGCCAACCTCGGTGTTTCCGTGCGGCTGACCCTGCATTGGCAGAACCGCGATTATTGGGTGCTGGTGCGCCAGCGCCGCCAGGACCGCGGCGATGTCGTGCTGAAGCTGATTTCCGGTTACGTGCCGGCCCATGAGTTGAACATTCCGCTGCACACGGCGATTCAGGAAATTGCCGAAGAGTGTTTGCTGGAAACTCCGGAAGGCTGGCTCGGCGGGCGCTTCAACGATACCTGGCTGCCGGCGCCGTACGCCGCCGCGCTGCATTACCGTGAGGCGCTGCCGTTTCGCCTGACGCCGCTGTCCGGCTCGGCGCGTCCGGTACGCTGCGCCAATCTGCAATTGCTGGAGCGGCCCCGGGCATACGTGCACTTGCCGACCGCTTCACTGCAATTGATCTACGACTTGCGCCTGGAAATCCCCAGGGAAGCCAAATCTTTGAGCCTGTTTCATGTCGATGAACGACTGGAGGGCGATCAACTGGTGGCCCGGCTCGACCGCAAGCGTCCCGACCTGTACCTGATGCCCCTCGAAGACGGCAAGCCGCTGGCCGAGCTTTACACCCTCAAGCGTGACAAGCTGGTGCCGGCCAGCACCCGCGGGCTGCACCTGGCGGAAAGTTTCGCCAGCCAGCAAGGCTGGGTCGTACAGGAAGAGCGCATCCGCTGGAAGGACTGGCTGGTGCAGCAGGGATTGCAACCGGCGCAGGCGCCACGCTCGGGCCTCAAGCAGTTGAGCATCAAGGCGCTGCGTCTGGTCGGCCTGGGCAAGAAGCGCGCGAGCAAATAG
- a CDS encoding glycosyltransferase family protein: MKVMLLVMDEQRVILDRLYEIVQQNCDECFIYRLSKQQQMNLGPFLASVDYQTFDRVVIFSRVKRLAPQLRVLKCIPGLVFLEHDAYQNYMPASKYRGVYSRLYRRLPSCRALVSGAVVARKMLAEGIDTVFVSKGYDEQMLHNTGVERDIPIGFLGSLKSTEYAERKAMLESLAKRTGMLVTRTQSGAEYLETLNRIKIFVSADIGMNEFMIKNFEAMACGCVLLAWSQGEEDRLLGFEDMHNTVFYRSEDEAVAKIKLLQDNPELAQGIARNGQMFAESRYSFSRVGQALAEAIQREMRPWQPPSAFTRFWVKLRYGMKVPA, encoded by the coding sequence ATGAAGGTCATGCTCCTGGTGATGGACGAGCAGCGGGTCATTCTCGACCGGCTCTACGAGATCGTGCAGCAGAACTGTGATGAGTGTTTCATCTATCGGTTGAGCAAGCAGCAGCAGATGAACCTGGGGCCGTTTCTGGCCTCGGTTGATTATCAGACCTTCGACCGTGTGGTGATTTTCTCGCGGGTCAAGCGTCTGGCTCCGCAATTGCGGGTACTTAAATGCATCCCGGGGCTGGTGTTTCTTGAGCACGACGCCTATCAGAATTACATGCCCGCCAGTAAATACCGTGGCGTTTATTCGCGCCTTTACCGCCGCCTGCCGAGTTGCCGGGCGCTGGTATCGGGTGCCGTGGTCGCGCGCAAGATGCTCGCGGAAGGCATCGACACGGTGTTCGTCTCCAAGGGCTACGACGAACAGATGCTGCATAACACCGGCGTCGAGCGAGACATTCCCATCGGTTTTCTCGGCAGCCTGAAAAGCACCGAATACGCCGAGCGCAAGGCGATGCTCGAATCGCTGGCCAAGCGCACGGGCATGCTAGTGACCCGCACCCAATCGGGGGCGGAATATCTGGAAACGCTCAATCGCATCAAGATTTTTGTCAGCGCCGATATCGGTATGAACGAGTTCATGATCAAGAACTTCGAAGCCATGGCGTGCGGCTGTGTCTTGCTGGCCTGGAGTCAGGGTGAAGAAGACCGCCTGCTCGGCTTCGAAGACATGCACAACACCGTGTTCTATCGCAGCGAAGACGAGGCGGTGGCGAAGATCAAGCTGCTGCAGGACAACCCGGAGCTGGCCCAGGGCATCGCCCGCAACGGTCAGATGTTTGCCGAAAGCCGCTACTCGTTTTCCCGGGTCGGCCAGGCACTCGCCGAAGCCATCCAGCGCGAGATGCGCCCATGGCAGCCGCCTTCGGCGTTCACCCGGTTTTGGGTGAAGCTGCGTTACGGCATGAAGGTGCCGGCCTGA
- the hldE gene encoding bifunctional D-glycero-beta-D-manno-heptose-7-phosphate kinase/D-glycero-beta-D-manno-heptose 1-phosphate adenylyltransferase HldE gives MKLSMPRFDQAPVLVVGDVMLDRYWHGGTSRISPEAPVPVVKVEQIEDRPGGAANVALNIAALGAPASLVGVTGDDEAADSLSNSLKGAGVRALFQRIAHQPTIVKLRVMSRHQQLLRIDFEEPFATDALALGSQVDELLEGIKVLVLSDYGKGALKNHQALIQAARAKNIPVLADPKGKDFSIYRGASLITPNLSEFEAIVGGCADEHELVSKGATLMHDLDLGALLVTRGEHGMTLLRPDQPALHLPARAREVFDVTGAGDTVISTLAAAIAAGEELPHAVALANLAAGIVVGKLGTAAISAPELRRAIQREEGSERGVLGLEQLLLAVADARAHNEKIVFTNGCFDILHAGHVTYLEQARAQGDRLIVAVNDDASVSRLKGPGRPINSVDRRMAVLAGLGAVDWVISFPEGTPENLLREVKPDVLVKGGDYGIDQVVGADIVTAYGGTVKVLGLVENSSTTAIVEKIRSR, from the coding sequence ATGAAGTTGTCCATGCCGCGTTTCGATCAAGCCCCTGTCTTGGTAGTCGGCGATGTCATGCTCGACCGTTACTGGCATGGCGGAACCTCACGGATTTCCCCTGAGGCACCGGTGCCGGTGGTTAAAGTCGAGCAAATCGAAGACCGTCCGGGCGGTGCCGCGAACGTTGCCTTGAACATTGCCGCGCTGGGTGCGCCGGCCTCGCTGGTCGGGGTGACCGGTGATGACGAAGCCGCCGACAGCCTGAGCAACAGCCTCAAGGGCGCGGGCGTACGCGCCTTGTTCCAGCGCATTGCGCACCAGCCAACCATCGTCAAGCTGCGGGTCATGAGCCGGCACCAGCAACTGCTGCGTATCGACTTCGAGGAACCGTTCGCCACCGACGCGCTGGCCCTCGGCTCGCAGGTCGATGAGTTGCTCGAAGGCATCAAGGTGCTGGTGCTTTCCGACTACGGCAAGGGTGCCTTGAAAAACCATCAGGCGCTGATTCAGGCGGCCCGGGCGAAAAACATCCCGGTGCTGGCCGACCCGAAGGGCAAGGATTTCTCGATCTACCGCGGCGCCAGCCTGATCACCCCGAACCTCAGCGAGTTCGAAGCGATCGTCGGCGGTTGTGCCGACGAGCACGAGCTGGTCAGCAAGGGCGCGACGCTGATGCACGATCTTGACCTCGGCGCGCTGCTGGTCACCCGTGGCGAACACGGCATGACCCTGTTGCGTCCGGACCAGCCGGCGCTGCACTTGCCGGCCCGTGCCCGTGAAGTGTTTGACGTGACCGGCGCCGGCGATACCGTGATTTCGACGCTGGCCGCCGCGATTGCCGCCGGGGAAGAACTGCCGCACGCGGTGGCGCTGGCCAATCTGGCTGCCGGCATCGTTGTCGGCAAACTCGGTACCGCGGCCATCAGTGCCCCGGAACTGCGCCGCGCCATTCAGCGTGAAGAAGGCTCCGAGCGCGGTGTCCTCGGCCTGGAACAACTGCTGTTGGCCGTGGCCGATGCCCGTGCGCATAACGAAAAGATCGTCTTTACCAACGGCTGTTTCGACATCCTGCACGCCGGTCATGTGACCTATCTGGAGCAGGCCCGGGCCCAGGGCGATCGTCTGATCGTGGCGGTCAATGACGATGCTTCGGTCAGCCGCCTCAAAGGCCCTGGCCGTCCGATCAACAGCGTCGACCGGCGCATGGCCGTTCTCGCCGGGCTGGGAGCCGTGGATTGGGTGATCAGCTTCCCTGAAGGCACGCCGGAAAACCTGCTGCGCGAGGTCAAGCCGGACGTGTTGGTCAAGGGCGGCGATTACGGCATCGACCAAGTGGTCGGCGCTGATATCGTTACTGCTTATGGGGGCACCGTGAAAGTGTTGGGTCTGGTGGAAAACAGCTCGACGACCGCGATTGTCGAAAAAATCCGCAGTCGCTGA
- a CDS encoding PIG-L deacetylase family protein, which produces MTARKQQLLKAHRRSKRWFLVAFLIALLATGFWLGWWLVPVLLVLAWVAHEAWFADHLFYRATDDYHYHFPVGTARQAVSFDAGVVRLSEPLAEGETLLLELEVKASWLGRWRDPYVEAGDDRQDFERGVRGRRFVNLSGQAAALAQSALALRGRHCTLSAAGTLWIMANPDYARQRVMVIAPHADDAELAAFGLYSRSEEASIVTLTQGEIEADDFQRLGLDKAQAARLKGRLRSWDSLTIPLWGGVPAARCVQLGYYCLQLPAMAEAPDTAFGSRESGENDVRSVRRHNPLRLPGDVDGAPTWTHLVADLQALLEHFRPEVVVTPHPELDPHSDHVASTRAVLEAIAASSWKPATLLMYANHLHDNDRWPMGPAGSGIALPPAIEPLPADRLWSPVLSPDVQLDKAMALAMEHDLQGAEGFKRHLRRLIQQVLAGRRWPATGSNEFFRKAVRRHELFWVRDLSD; this is translated from the coding sequence ATGACTGCTCGCAAACAACAGCTGCTCAAGGCGCATCGACGCAGCAAGCGATGGTTCCTCGTCGCGTTCCTGATCGCGCTGCTCGCAACCGGGTTCTGGCTGGGCTGGTGGCTGGTGCCGGTGCTGCTGGTGCTGGCGTGGGTGGCTCATGAGGCGTGGTTTGCCGATCACCTGTTCTATCGGGCGACTGACGACTATCACTACCACTTTCCCGTCGGCACCGCGCGTCAGGCCGTCAGCTTCGACGCTGGCGTCGTGCGCCTGAGCGAGCCGCTGGCTGAGGGCGAAACACTGCTGCTGGAGCTCGAAGTCAAAGCCAGTTGGCTGGGCCGTTGGCGGGACCCATACGTCGAGGCGGGCGATGATCGCCAGGACTTCGAGCGTGGGGTCAGAGGGCGTCGCTTTGTCAATCTGTCGGGGCAGGCCGCGGCGCTGGCACAGAGCGCCCTGGCCTTGCGTGGCCGCCACTGCACGCTCAGTGCGGCGGGCACGTTGTGGATAATGGCTAATCCTGACTATGCCCGACAGCGGGTCATGGTCATTGCACCCCATGCCGACGACGCGGAGCTGGCAGCGTTCGGCCTTTACAGTCGCAGCGAAGAAGCGAGCATCGTCACCCTGACTCAGGGCGAGATAGAAGCCGACGACTTTCAGCGGCTGGGTCTGGACAAGGCTCAGGCGGCACGGTTGAAGGGCAGGCTGCGCAGTTGGGACAGTCTGACCATTCCTCTATGGGGCGGGGTGCCGGCCGCTCGGTGCGTGCAGTTGGGGTACTACTGTCTGCAGTTGCCGGCCATGGCCGAAGCGCCCGATACAGCATTCGGCTCGCGTGAGTCTGGCGAGAATGATGTGCGCAGTGTCCGGCGGCACAACCCGCTGCGCCTGCCGGGCGATGTTGACGGTGCGCCGACCTGGACCCACCTGGTGGCCGATCTCCAGGCACTGCTGGAGCACTTTCGCCCCGAAGTGGTTGTCACGCCTCATCCCGAGCTTGACCCGCACAGCGATCACGTGGCCTCCACCCGCGCCGTGCTGGAAGCCATCGCCGCCAGTTCCTGGAAACCGGCAACCCTGCTTATGTACGCCAATCATCTGCATGACAACGACCGCTGGCCCATGGGCCCGGCCGGCAGTGGTATTGCGTTGCCGCCGGCGATCGAGCCGTTGCCGGCCGATCGTTTGTGGAGTCCGGTGCTGTCGCCGGATGTGCAACTGGACAAGGCCATGGCGCTGGCCATGGAGCATGACTTGCAGGGCGCGGAGGGTTTCAAGCGACATTTGCGCCGTTTGATCCAGCAGGTGCTTGCCGGGCGGCGTTGGCCTGCCACCGGCAGTAACGAATTTTTCCGCAAGGCCGTGCGGCGTCATGAGCTGTTCTGGGTGCGCGACCTTTCAGATTGA
- a CDS encoding GNAT family N-acetyltransferase: MLTAFRVWRERGWSEIDQAAYAQAWQRFGGSVATHPDVVERLSTFVGIKLHYLGWIVDGEVVAAVACWGRHAALSKEVLKREGKRGLLDMGNAELILPIAPDVVVPVRQRMAYVSQLNAERISTLRSQPEGLALARLPEDYSKKFRYNQRREQRLLEEAGGSLVPMSDFTPQEQAAAYGDLFQRRWGFEVPGKAGLVEVFTLLREFMTGSVVMLESAPVAIQILYRVEAPEWVSLEYVNGGVDPQSREFSPGSVLSFVNTQQAWADAQALGKTLRYSFGRADREYKDRWCHTVPVYKV, encoded by the coding sequence ATGCTGACGGCGTTTCGCGTCTGGCGTGAACGCGGCTGGAGCGAGATCGACCAGGCGGCCTATGCGCAGGCCTGGCAGCGCTTTGGCGGCAGTGTTGCGACGCACCCCGACGTCGTTGAGCGGTTGTCGACGTTTGTCGGCATCAAGCTGCACTATCTGGGCTGGATCGTCGACGGGGAAGTGGTCGCCGCCGTTGCCTGCTGGGGCCGGCACGCGGCCTTGTCCAAAGAGGTGCTCAAGCGCGAGGGCAAGCGCGGGCTGCTCGACATGGGCAATGCCGAGCTGATTCTGCCGATCGCCCCGGACGTTGTGGTCCCGGTGCGTCAGCGCATGGCCTACGTGTCGCAACTCAATGCCGAGCGGATCAGCACCCTGCGCAGCCAACCCGAAGGCCTGGCGCTGGCGCGGCTGCCTGAGGATTATTCGAAGAAATTTCGCTACAACCAGCGTCGCGAACAGCGCCTGCTGGAAGAGGCGGGCGGCTCGCTGGTGCCAATGTCTGATTTCACGCCGCAAGAGCAGGCCGCCGCTTACGGCGATCTGTTCCAGCGCCGCTGGGGCTTCGAAGTGCCCGGCAAGGCCGGGCTGGTCGAGGTGTTCACCCTGCTGCGCGAATTCATGACCGGTTCGGTGGTCATGCTGGAGTCGGCGCCTGTCGCGATCCAGATTCTGTACCGGGTCGAAGCGCCGGAATGGGTTTCGCTCGAGTACGTCAATGGCGGCGTCGACCCGCAAAGCCGCGAGTTCAGCCCGGGCAGCGTGCTGAGTTTTGTCAACACTCAGCAGGCCTGGGCGGATGCGCAGGCGCTGGGCAAAACACTGCGCTATTCGTTCGGTCGTGCCGACCGTGAATACAAGGATCGCTGGTGCCACACGGTGCCCGTCTACAAGGTCTGA